The Streptomyces sp. NBC_00454 DNA segment CACCCCCAAGGAGCCCTCATGACCTCCAGCGACGAAGTCCTCCACCGGACGGACAACGGCGTCTCCTGGATCACCCTCAACCGCCCCGAGGCGATGAACGCCGTCACCTGGGACCAGCGCGAGCGCGTCATCGCCCTGCTCGCAGAGGCCTCCGCCGACCCCGCCGTGCGGGCGGTCGTCATCACCGCCACCGGCAAGGGGTTCTGCGCCGGCGCCGACCTCCGCGGGGCACCGGCCACGGCCGAGCGGGTCGCCGGCGACGTGGCCCGCATGATCCGGCTCGGCGCGCAGCGCCTGATCACCGCCGTGCTCGACTGCGAGAAGCCGGTCATCGCCGCCGTCAACGGCACGGCCGCCGGGATCGGCGCGCACCTCGCGCTGGCCTGCGATCTGGTCATCGCCGCCGAACCGGCCCGTTTCATCGAGGTGTTCGTGCGCCGGGGGCTGGTCCCGGACGGCGGCGGCGCGTACCTGCTGCCGCGCCTGGTCGGTCCGCAGAAGGCGAAGGAGCTGATGTTCTTCGGCGACGCCGTCCCCGCGGCGGAGGCCGAACGCCTGGGCCTGGTCAACAAGGTGGTGGCGGCGGAGGCCTTGGAGGACACCGCCCGGGAGTGGGCCGAGCGCCTCGCGCAGGGCCCGACCCGGGCCATCGCCATGACGAAGCAGCTGGTCAACGCCTCCCTGGACGGCGACCGGGCGACCGCGCTCGCCGCCGAGGCCACCGCCCAGGAGATCAACATGACCACGGCCGACGCGAACGAGGGTGTCGCGAGCTTCGTGGAGCGCCGCACCCCCAAGTACCTGGGGCGCTGAGCCCGGGAGGTCACCGCTTGCGCAGGATCCGCAGCTCCCCGCCGTCCGGGTCCCCGATGAGGACGAAGAGCTCCGGCTCCTGCGCCGTCCCCGCCACGGACCACTTCAGCTCGGCCTTCCCGCAGTCGGGGACGTCGAGGGAGACTCCGGCCCGTTCGCGGCCGGTCGGGTCCATCGCCTTCCACGTACCGCCGCCCGTGCAGGAATCGGTGTCGCTCCGGCCCCACACCTCCACGGGCAGCCCGTGCGCCGTCACCTCGCCGCCCTCGCCGAGCACCAGCCGGGTCCCGTCACCGGTCCACTCGCCGACGAAGTCGGCCCGTTCCAGGGCCGGCGGGCGGTATTCGGGCAGCAGTCCCGTGGTGTAGCCCACGATGCCCCCGACGATGGTGAGCGGCACCGCGACCGCCGTCGCGATCAGGATCCCCTTGCGCACCCTCGCCCTCGCCCACTGCCGCATCCGCGCGCACACCGCCACCCCGGCCGGGATCGCCCCGGCGGCGGCGATCCAGCAGCAGGTGGTGACGTACGGGGCTCCGAGCGCGGCCGGCGGCGCCGCGTACGCGGCGGAGAGCAGGAGCAGCACCGGCAGGGCCCACCGGGGCGCGGGGAACCGGGTGCGCATGCCCAGGGCGTTCGAGAGCATCACCACCGGCAGGGTGGACAGGCAGGAGTGCAGCCAGCCGAGCACGAACACGATGGGCGGAGCGAACACGAGCATGCAGAGCATCCCGACCGCGGCGGGCGCGCCGCCGTAGCCCGTGTCGT contains these protein-coding regions:
- a CDS encoding enoyl-CoA hydratase/isomerase family protein, with the translated sequence MTSSDEVLHRTDNGVSWITLNRPEAMNAVTWDQRERVIALLAEASADPAVRAVVITATGKGFCAGADLRGAPATAERVAGDVARMIRLGAQRLITAVLDCEKPVIAAVNGTAAGIGAHLALACDLVIAAEPARFIEVFVRRGLVPDGGGAYLLPRLVGPQKAKELMFFGDAVPAAEAERLGLVNKVVAAEALEDTAREWAERLAQGPTRAIAMTKQLVNASLDGDRATALAAEATAQEINMTTADANEGVASFVERRTPKYLGR